The Sesamum indicum cultivar Zhongzhi No. 13 linkage group LG6, S_indicum_v1.0, whole genome shotgun sequence genome has a segment encoding these proteins:
- the LOC105164468 gene encoding NAC domain-containing protein 12, whose protein sequence is MHTMSDNMNLSVNGRSQVPPGFRFHPTEEELLHYYLRKKVAYEKIDLDVIRDVDLNKLEPWDIQEKCKIGSTPQNDWYFFSHKDKKYPTGTRTNRATAAGFWKATGRDKVIYSNGRRIGMRKTLVFYRGRAPHGQKSDWIMHEYRLDDNTHDSAHGPSIAGDSTGPEEGWVVCRVFKKKNYHKTSPELPLITSSISRTSNLPRNDGVLDQILMYMGRSSSSSCKQESHDQSRNDENLLEFPNPAADFAHLPGLESPPLDPSYKSPGPDDMVTDIGPSSADWVALDRLVASQLNGQCSKQFSSFNNEDFCFSFEHDEMQLVNMHSSHDHRPNHQISSSDADFWSFARSSSSLSSSSSDPLSHLSV, encoded by the exons ATGCATACGATGTCGGACAACATGAACTTGTCCGTGAATGGTCGGTCCCAAGTCCCTCCCGGATTCCGTTTCCATCCGACGGAGGAGGAGCTTCTTCACTATTACCTCCGAAAGAAAGTGGCTTACGAGAAAATCGATCTTGATGTCATACGAGACGTCGACCTTAACAAACTCGAGCCATGGGATATTCAAG AGAAATGCAAGATAGGGTCCACCCCACAGAACGACTGGTACTTCTTCAGTCACAAAGACAAGAAGTACCCGACGGGGACAAGGACAAACCGGGCGACTGCTGCCGGTTTCTGGAAGGCGACAGGGCGGGATAAGGTGATATACAGCAACGGAAGGAGAATTGGAATGCGAAAGACTTTGGTTTTCTACAGGGGAAGAGCTCCACATGGCCAGAAATCAGACTGGATCATGCATGAATACAGGCTTGATGATAACACTCATGACTCTGCTCAT GGTCCAAGTATTGCTGGAGACTCGACAGGGCCAGAAGAAGGCTGGGTGGTTTGCCGcgttttcaagaaaaaaaactatcaCAAAACATCTCCAGAGCTCCCCCTGATCACTTCATCCATCTCCAGAACGTCGAACCTTCCACGAAACGATGGTGTCCTGGATCAGATACTCATGTACATGGGAAGATCATCATCTTCCAGCTGCAAGCAAGAAAGCCATGATCAATCCAGGAACGACGAAAACCTGCTGGAGTTTCCTAATCCTGCAGCAGACTTTGCCCACCTTCCAGGCCTGGAAAGTCCACCACTTGATCCATCCTACAAGTCTCCAGGCCCTGACGATATGGTAACAGACATCGGACCCTCATCGGCTGATTGGGTCGCACTGGACCGCCTGGTGGCTTCTCAGCTTAATGGCCAATGTTCCAAGCAATTTTCCAGCTTTAACAACGAAGATTTCTGCTTTTCCTTTGAACATGACGAGATGCAATTGGTGAACATGCATTCTTCTCATGATCATAGACCAAATCACCAGATCTCAAGTTCAGACGCTGATTTTTGGAGTTTTGCCCGATCCTCGTCGTCGTTGTCATCGTCGTCTTCGGACCCGTTATCTCACTTGTCTGTATAA